In Scleropages formosus chromosome 18, fSclFor1.1, whole genome shotgun sequence, one DNA window encodes the following:
- the efhb gene encoding EF-hand domain-containing family member B isoform X2 yields MRHLERNTTHRRRVIDRFPDIRAAGKALPTEDRSQGFLQEVTPRPVTPPVIKKFLNTTRPEPGKIRVFYGKADDPDVASALIHGLRTKGSTPGGLVINPKPKTLYQQKWQQLQEAVYFSSKNAPLERSHDQSAGLPKGLDTERTTFGVKSVQFINAGEIVNPTKTVEQVEKEAEEGHQLYIKSHNAYFVGERVDRKYNWSRIGKDHRFGVPTPNYSDGRKAAGSLQWLQSDGKLVSKQCDDFRERTQPQIGKVHDPIADTMNVPENHTFGILFRTDGFGVGDLLNSPLTADYTSDPDKWWSLVTAVRQDLKKANFNKFSALLQTFSRYDKSGQGFIDKKDLHNVCLQFNLDLNTPVLESLVEFCEDSKDGQINFMEFTNVLNWKKEIPAELVEQIRAKAAATGDTEVSLEALGEPRKLEHPKPVDVASGPKATRILPQPKTAVHHAVTSSPLIQGVVGGPSTANVRTYGIPTVRTDLTAPQIKRIGDWTNYGDQSTAYGLLYPTRSSLKGVYEEHYLASRTREEIAQIFRSADVTIHDELFEEAWKLASMRHPKGEVCVESFRNALKEIQAY; encoded by the exons ATGAGGCACCTAGAGCGAAATACTACACATCGCCGGAGAGTCATAGATCGATTCCCAGATATACGAGCG GCAGGGAAAGCGTTACCCACTGAAGACAGATCACAGGGTTTTCTACAGGAGGTCACACCCAGG CCTGTCACTCCACCAGTGATCAAGAAGTTTCTGAACACGACGCGTCCAGAACCGGGAAAGATCCGCGTTTTTTATGGGAAGGCTGACGATCCTGATGTTGCCAGCGCTCTGATCCATGGCTTGCGAACAAAGGGCTCCACACCA GGGGGATTAGTAATTAACCCAAAACCAAAGACCCTCTATCAACAGAAATggcagcagctacaggaagctgTCTATTTTAGCAGCAAAAATGCTCCACTCGAGAGATCGCATGACCAGAGTGCTGGGCTGCCTAAAGGGCTGGACACTGAGAGAACTACATTTGGTGTAAAGTCTGTCCAAT TTATAAATGCAGGTGAGATTGTTAATCCCACAAAGACTGTGGAGCAGGTAGAgaaagaagctgaagaaggtcACCAGCTCTACATCAAGTCTCACAATGCTTATTTTGTCG GTGAGCGTGTTGACAGAAAGTACAACTGGAGCCGCATTGGGAAGGACCATCGTTTTGGGGTTCCTACTCCCAACTACAGTGACGGACGGAAGGCGGCCGGGTCTCTACAGTGGCT GCAAAGTGATGGGAAGTTGGTGTCAAAGCAATGCGATGACTTCAGAGAGAGGACACAGCCACAGATTGGAAAAGTCCATGACCC aattgcTGACACTATGAACGTTCCAGAAAATCACACGTTCGGAATTTTGTTTCGGACTGACGGATTTG GTGTTGGCGACCTCCTGAATTCACCGTTGACAGCGGATTACACGAGTGACCCCGATAAATGGTGGTCCCTGGTCACCGCTGTCCGCCAAGATCTGAAGAAGGCCAACTTCAACAAGTTCAGCGCCCTGCTGCAGACCTTCAGTCGTTATGACAAG TCGGGCCAGGGCTTCATCGACAAGAAAGACCTGCACAATGTTTGTCTCCAGTTTAACCTTGACCTCAACACGCCAGTTCTCGAGAGCCTAGTGGAGTTCTGCGAGGACAGTAAAGACGGGCAAATAAACTTCATGGAATTTACAAACGTCCTCAACTGGAAGAAAGAGATACCGGCTGAGCTGGTGGAGCAGATTCGCGCCAAAG CTGCAGCCACGGGTGACACGGAGGTCTCCCTCGAAGCGTTGGGTGAACCGCGCAAGTTGGAGCACCCGAAGCCAGTGGATGTGGCCAGTGGACCGAAGGCGACCAGGATTCTTCCCCAGCCCAAAACAGCAGTGCACCATGCTGTTACATCCTCACCGTTGATACAGGGTGTCGTGGGTGGGCCTTCCACTGCTA ATGTCCGCACCTATGGGATCCCCACCGTACGCACGGATTTGACAGCCCCGCAAATAAAGCGCATTGGCGACTGGACGAACTACGGGGACCAGTCGACAGCTTACGGTTTGCTGTACCCCACACGGTCCTCCTTGAAAGGAGTCTACGAGGAGCACTACCTTGCCTCCCGCACCAGAGAGGAG
- the efhb gene encoding EF-hand domain-containing family member B isoform X1 codes for MRHLERNTTHRRRVIDRFPDIRAAGKALPTEDRSQGFLQEVTPRPVTPPVIKKFLNTTRPEPGKIRVFYGKADDPDVASALIHGLRTKGSTPGGLVINPKPKTLYQQKWQQLQEAVYFSSKNAPLERSHDQSAGLPKGLDTERTTFGVKSVQFINAGEIVNPTKTVEQVEKEAEEGHQLYIKSHNAYFVGERVDRKYNWSRIGKDHRFGVPTPNYSDGRKAAGSLQWLQSDGKLVSKQCDDFRERTQPQIGKVHDPIADTMNVPENHTFGILFRTDGFGVGDLLNSPLTADYTSDPDKWWSLVTAVRQDLKKANFNKFSALLQTFSRYDKSGQGFIDKKDLHNVCLQFNLDLNTPVLESLVEFCEDSKDGQINFMEFTNVLNWKKEIPAELVEQIRAKAAATGDTEVSLEALGEPRKLEHPKPVDVASGPKATRILPQPKTAVHHAVTSSPLIQGVVGGPSTASYFSCSSLDVRTYGIPTVRTDLTAPQIKRIGDWTNYGDQSTAYGLLYPTRSSLKGVYEEHYLASRTREEIAQIFRSADVTIHDELFEEAWKLASMRHPKGEVCVESFRNALKEIQAY; via the exons ATGAGGCACCTAGAGCGAAATACTACACATCGCCGGAGAGTCATAGATCGATTCCCAGATATACGAGCG GCAGGGAAAGCGTTACCCACTGAAGACAGATCACAGGGTTTTCTACAGGAGGTCACACCCAGG CCTGTCACTCCACCAGTGATCAAGAAGTTTCTGAACACGACGCGTCCAGAACCGGGAAAGATCCGCGTTTTTTATGGGAAGGCTGACGATCCTGATGTTGCCAGCGCTCTGATCCATGGCTTGCGAACAAAGGGCTCCACACCA GGGGGATTAGTAATTAACCCAAAACCAAAGACCCTCTATCAACAGAAATggcagcagctacaggaagctgTCTATTTTAGCAGCAAAAATGCTCCACTCGAGAGATCGCATGACCAGAGTGCTGGGCTGCCTAAAGGGCTGGACACTGAGAGAACTACATTTGGTGTAAAGTCTGTCCAAT TTATAAATGCAGGTGAGATTGTTAATCCCACAAAGACTGTGGAGCAGGTAGAgaaagaagctgaagaaggtcACCAGCTCTACATCAAGTCTCACAATGCTTATTTTGTCG GTGAGCGTGTTGACAGAAAGTACAACTGGAGCCGCATTGGGAAGGACCATCGTTTTGGGGTTCCTACTCCCAACTACAGTGACGGACGGAAGGCGGCCGGGTCTCTACAGTGGCT GCAAAGTGATGGGAAGTTGGTGTCAAAGCAATGCGATGACTTCAGAGAGAGGACACAGCCACAGATTGGAAAAGTCCATGACCC aattgcTGACACTATGAACGTTCCAGAAAATCACACGTTCGGAATTTTGTTTCGGACTGACGGATTTG GTGTTGGCGACCTCCTGAATTCACCGTTGACAGCGGATTACACGAGTGACCCCGATAAATGGTGGTCCCTGGTCACCGCTGTCCGCCAAGATCTGAAGAAGGCCAACTTCAACAAGTTCAGCGCCCTGCTGCAGACCTTCAGTCGTTATGACAAG TCGGGCCAGGGCTTCATCGACAAGAAAGACCTGCACAATGTTTGTCTCCAGTTTAACCTTGACCTCAACACGCCAGTTCTCGAGAGCCTAGTGGAGTTCTGCGAGGACAGTAAAGACGGGCAAATAAACTTCATGGAATTTACAAACGTCCTCAACTGGAAGAAAGAGATACCGGCTGAGCTGGTGGAGCAGATTCGCGCCAAAG CTGCAGCCACGGGTGACACGGAGGTCTCCCTCGAAGCGTTGGGTGAACCGCGCAAGTTGGAGCACCCGAAGCCAGTGGATGTGGCCAGTGGACCGAAGGCGACCAGGATTCTTCCCCAGCCCAAAACAGCAGTGCACCATGCTGTTACATCCTCACCGTTGATACAGGGTGTCGTGGGTGGGCCTTCCACTGCTA GCTACTTTTCATGTTCTTCTTTAGATGTCCGCACCTATGGGATCCCCACCGTACGCACGGATTTGACAGCCCCGCAAATAAAGCGCATTGGCGACTGGACGAACTACGGGGACCAGTCGACAGCTTACGGTTTGCTGTACCCCACACGGTCCTCCTTGAAAGGAGTCTACGAGGAGCACTACCTTGCCTCCCGCACCAGAGAGGAG